The DNA sequence TCTACAACGGCGCACGAATTCAGGGAATGGGCAGTCGGCCACGTACACATCAAGATCATTCCATCGAGCGGCTTGCTCCACAGATGGCCAATCACCGCGAACGGCAACTGACGTGGGGTGGAACAGGAGGCTTAGTTCAAGGACGATCATGTCGTAACAGGCGCACCAGATCCCTACATCCCCATAGTCGATCAAGACCGGGCGATTCTCGCCCGAAACCAGGATATTAAGCCCGTGCAAGTCACCGTGCTGCGGGCATTGTCTCACGGTAACCCGGCACCGCTCTACTTGATCGAGCGGGATGAGTGCCCGGACCGAATCGGCGTATGGGATGAATTGATCATCGCTGATCATTGAGCGACGCAGATCTTCTACCCGGATTTGTTTAGAAGCCCACGAGGAAGTCCAAGGCCGCTCAAGTTCCACCAATCGATCTAGAACTAACAACGCGTCCCTCTCGGATCTCGCGAGCACATCAAAGAAGCTCGTTTGATATTCCTCAGCGAGTGTATAAAACAGTCCGGCGACGCTCCCCGCACCGGCACGGATCTCATCCGAAAACGATGTGAAGCTCCCTACCCCGAGCAATGGCGCGATGTGCTTACGGTAGCGTGTCTCCTCATCCGTTACCGACTCGAGTGAACCAAGCTTTGCTACAGCTACTGCACGCGTAACAAGTCCAGAATCCTGTACTTGGACACGTAGTGTTTTTGATTGGGAGAGCCCTCCACTTAGTGGTAGGACATCGATGATCGCCCCGTTATGTCTCTGAGCGAAGATTCGGAGAAGCCGCCGCTCGGCGGACGTAAGTGCAATGCCTCTTTCTTGGATCTCAATCGTGTCATCCATCTGTTGTTGAGCCCGCGCGAATTCCACCAGTGACAGAATGCAGTCATCCAGATTGACCTTCCGTATCAACCGAGTAAGCGCCATCGGCCTGCGCATCCCGAACAGATCCTCGCGGGGAGCTTCTTGGATTGCTGTTGTGACGAAGTCGATCTGCTCTTCG is a window from the Longimicrobium terrae genome containing:
- a CDS encoding response regulator, whose translation is MRVLLIEDDQAFASAFTNALQDLEPSIDCLHAWSREGAVAALGSSEYDTILCDLSIPSTDGALDEDVIHGISVYQQARKLHPGTQILILTGHSEEQIDFVTTAIQEAPREDLFGMRRPMALTRLIRKVNLDDCILSLVEFARAQQQMDDTIEIQERGIALTSAERRLLRIFAQRHNGAIIDVLPLSGGLSQSKTLRVQVQDSGLVTRAVAVAKLGSLESVTDEETRYRKHIAPLLGVGSFTSFSDEIRAGAGSVAGLFYTLAEEYQTSFFDVLARSERDALLVLDRLVELERPWTSSWASKQIRVEDLRRSMISDDQFIPYADSVRALIPLDQVERCRVTVRQCPQHGDLHGLNILVSGENRPVLIDYGDVGIWCACYDMIVLELSLLFHPTSVAVRGDWPSVEQAARWNDLDVYVADCPFPEFVRRCRANAIRLAAARRDVFANAYSFAVRQLKYPNTDKNLALAVARCAARELLRT